GCGACGTGCTCTCGGCGGCTGATGCTGCGACCGAACCATTCGATCTGGTCGGCGTAGGTGTTCGGCGGACCCATCTCGACCGTCGCGGGCAGGTTCAGGATGATCTCGCGGCCTTCGGCTGGCTGCCAGACGTCCATCACGGACTCGCACACCTCGACAGCGAAGTCCATCTCGGACCCGGTGAAGATCTCCGGCGAGTACTGGTAGCCGAAGTCGGTGCCGGGCAGCAGCTCATCGGCGTACTTCATCACCAGCTCGGTCCCGCGTACGGCGATGGCGCGCGTCTCGTCCTTGCCGAAGCCGAACACGACCCGGCGGAACAGCGGCGCAACCGCGTTGTAGAGGTGCACATTGGCCCGCGGTGCGCCGACCAGCGACTGCACGGTGCGCTCGATCAGGTCTTCCCGCGCCTGGGTGAGCACGGAGATCGTGACGTCGTCGGGAATCAGGTCGTCCTCGACCAGGTGGCGTACGAAGTCGAAGTCGGTCTCGCTCGCGGCCGGGAAGCCGACCTCGATCTCCTTGTAGCCCATGCGTACGAGCAGATCGAACATCCGCCGCTTACGGGCGGGTGTCATCGGGTCGATCAGGGCCTGGTTGCCGTCGCGCAGATCGGTGGACAGCCAGCGCGGGGCCTTCGTCACCGTATTGCTCGGCCAGGTGCGATCGGGAACGGTGACGGTCTGGAACTGGCGGTAACGCTCGTACGGCATACCGCTCGGTTGCTGGGGGGAGATGCTCATCTCGGGTGGATCCTCATCCTGTCGTCGTGGGGCCGGCGGTACGACGAACTCCGCGACGAGGGGTCCGACCTGGTTCAGACCTCGTCGCGGCAGCGAAGGAGGAGGCTCGCGAAACGCATCGCTGCGATAGTAGCAGGATGCGTTTCGCGAGGCACCAGTGCTCGTGCTCTAGGCGATGGCTCGCTTCGGGCTGGGGCCGTACTTGTTGTCACCGTGGCTGTCCAGGACGAAGAAGACGAGCAGCACGATCCAGCCGATGAACGGGATGAGTCCGATCAGGTACCACCAGCCGACCCGGCTGGTGTCGTGCAGGCGACGAATCGCAACGGCCAGACCCGGCAGGAACAGCGCCAGCGTAGCGATCACCTGGAACAGACCGCTGCTGCTGGCTCCGTCTCCGAAGTCGGTCCCGAGAGCTGCGTCCAGGATCGCGGCGACGAGCGACACGAGGAAGGAGAACAGCGCGAACCACCAGAACTCGCTACGGCGCGCCCGCCCGGAGAACACCACATACTTCGACAGCACCGTGCGTACTGCTTCAGGGAATCCCATTTGCCCACCATTTCTGTTCGATTATGTGCACACAACGTAGTCGATCCAGAGCCGCTCATGGTGGAGATTCGCCTGCGGCGCTCGGGGTACGGTGATTCGTCATGACCCGGTTGCTCCTGGTACACCACTCGCCCACCCGCTCGATGGGCACACTGCTCGAATCCGTGCTCGGCGGCGCCAACGACGATGCGATCACCGGTGTCGACGTGGTCGTTCGCCCGGCGCTGGAGGCGACCGCAGACGATGTGCTCGCAGCAGACGGGTATCTGCTCGGCACAACTGCGAACTTCGGCTATATGAGCGGCGCACTGAAGCACTTCTTCGACTCGACGTTCCTGCAGATCGGCGGCGCCCTGTCCACCACCGGAGCCGCCGACGAGTCGAGCGGGCAGACCTCCGGGCGCCCGTTCGGCCTGTACGTGCACGGGCGCTACGACACCAACGGCGCCGTACGCTCGGTGCTGTCCATCACCGGCGCCCTCAACTGGCGACAGGCCGCAGCGACCCTCGAGGTGATGGGCGATGTCACCGATGAGCATCGCGCCGCCGCGTACGAGCTCGGCGGAACCCTCGCCGCACTCCTGATGCCCTGACGGGTTGAGCGTGGCCCAACGGTCGCGACCTTTTACCATTGCAGGGTGCGAACAACGGCCGTCGTACGCGCCCTCGTCCTCCTCGCGTGCACAGTTCTTCTCGTCGCCGGCTGCAACGGCGACGATGACTCACCCGACGCATCCGGCGGAAGCGACGAGCCGACGGAGTCGGAGACGACCTCCGAGCCACCACCGCCGCCTCCCGCGCCGAAGCGGGGCCGCTGCTACCGGTTGACCGCTGACGACGTCGCACAGGCGCACAGCGACGCGAAGTCGGTGCCGTGCAAGCGGCCGCACACCACACAGACGTTCTCCGTCGGACCGCTCCCGAAGAAGCTGGTGCGCGGCGGCTCGGTTGAGAGCAACGCAATCGCGAGTCTCGTCGACAAGCGATGCTCAGACCGGTTCGTCGACCACGTCGGAGGTGACGGTCAGACCCGCACCTTGGCCCGGGTGCGTCCGGTGTGGTTTGTGCCGACCGAGGAAGAGATCGCGCGTGGGGCCGAGTGGTTCCGCTGCGACGTCGTCGCCGACGGGTCCGGCGACGAACCCGCGAGGCTCCCCGCGGTGACAAAGGGACTCCTCGACCCCGACGACGCCCTCGACGACTGGGGTACGTGTGACAAAGCCGGCGACTCGCTGAACCCCGAATCCGAGTGGCGGCTGTGCTCCGAACCCCACAACTGGCAGGCGATCAGCACACTGACGGTCGGCGACGGCGATGATGGCTGGCCGGGCCGCGACGAGCTGGTGGCTCGCGGTGACGAGTGCGAGTCGACCGTTCGCGACTACCTCGACGACTCGACCGGCGCGCTGTCGTTCCAGTGGACGTTCCCGACGGAGTCACAGTGGCAGGCGGGCCGTCGCTACGGGCTCTGCTGGACCGAGGATGACTGATGGGCCAACCCCATCCGTACACTGTCCCGCGACAGCTTACGTCGACCGAGCGGGGGCTCCCGTGCGTACTGCCCGAACCGGCCTGATCGTCGCAGCGGCACTGCTCGCCCTTGGTGGTTGCGCATCAGCCGAGGATCTCGCCGCCAGCGGCGCATCCGACTCCACCAGCGAAGCAACAGACGAACCAACCGACGAGCCGACAGATACCGAAGAGCCGACCGACGAACCAACCGAGGAGCCGACGGCCCCGACGCCGACCGCCGGTGACTGCCGCATGATCGCCAACTCCGAACTCTCGCGCGGCGTGGTCACCTCGGCCAAGTCCGCCAAATGCGGCAAGAAGCACAACGCTCAGACGTTCTACGTCACGAACGCCAAGGGCGCGACGAAGCAGGCGCTCACCAAGGGCGACCTCACGAAGGTCTACAAGCAGACCGAGTCGACCTGCGACAAGCAACTCCAGTCGTGGACAGGTGGCAACGCCGCGCGGCTGGCACGCACCGGCTACCAGACTATCGTCGGCGCACCGACGGCCGAAGACGTCGTCGCAG
The sequence above is drawn from the Nocardioidaceae bacterium SCSIO 66511 genome and encodes:
- a CDS encoding DUF805 domain-containing protein, which translates into the protein MGFPEAVRTVLSKYVVFSGRARRSEFWWFALFSFLVSLVAAILDAALGTDFGDGASSSGLFQVIATLALFLPGLAVAIRRLHDTSRVGWWYLIGLIPFIGWIVLLVFFVLDSHGDNKYGPSPKRAIA
- a CDS encoding flavodoxin family protein, with protein sequence MTRLLLVHHSPTRSMGTLLESVLGGANDDAITGVDVVVRPALEATADDVLAADGYLLGTTANFGYMSGALKHFFDSTFLQIGGALSTTGAADESSGQTSGRPFGLYVHGRYDTNGAVRSVLSITGALNWRQAAATLEVMGDVTDEHRAAAYELGGTLAALLMP
- a CDS encoding septum formation family protein, with the protein product MRTTAVVRALVLLACTVLLVAGCNGDDDSPDASGGSDEPTESETTSEPPPPPPAPKRGRCYRLTADDVAQAHSDAKSVPCKRPHTTQTFSVGPLPKKLVRGGSVESNAIASLVDKRCSDRFVDHVGGDGQTRTLARVRPVWFVPTEEEIARGAEWFRCDVVADGSGDEPARLPAVTKGLLDPDDALDDWGTCDKAGDSLNPESEWRLCSEPHNWQAISTLTVGDGDDGWPGRDELVARGDECESTVRDYLDDSTGALSFQWTFPTESQWQAGRRYGLCWTEDD
- a CDS encoding septum formation family protein, yielding MRTARTGLIVAAALLALGGCASAEDLAASGASDSTSEATDEPTDEPTDTEEPTDEPTEEPTAPTPTAGDCRMIANSELSRGVVTSAKSAKCGKKHNAQTFYVTNAKGATKQALTKGDLTKVYKQTESTCDKQLQSWTGGNAARLARTGYQTIVGAPTAEDVVAGASWVRCDVILYQPSGSTVDLPKDTRGSLKKQTSDADYCVKGRFKPSGTNVVLCNKPHDFRSVGVVKFGDPSDSYPGRKKVQGGMRKPCLRQSRKFLGKNRYTGWTFPTAQTWKGGDRFGECYAKTKK